In Planctomycetia bacterium, a single genomic region encodes these proteins:
- a CDS encoding DUF444 family protein has translation MVLKIDRDQSRFRQIVRGKIRENLRKYVTHGEMIGRKGRDLVSIPIPQLDVPNFRYGKNGSGGVGQGEGEEGDQIGKPGDEDGGTGQAGSDPGAHILEVDITLEELAQILGDELELPRIEPKGKAQLEQEKTKYSSIRRTGPESLRHFKRTYMEALRRQISSNTYQPVEPKIVPIRDDKRYRSWRTINQPEANAVAIYMMDVSGSMTDEQKEIVRTTAFWIDAWLKTNYQGLETRYIIHDAVAKAVDEHTFYHTRESGGTRISSAYRVCMELIEKELPAAEWNLYCFQFSDGDNWGEDNEQSLKMLSETLLPQVNLFCYGQVESPYGSGDYLRALNGRLGEKNENLVISEIKNKDGIYGAIKQFLGKGK, from the coding sequence ATGGTGTTGAAGATTGACCGCGATCAGTCGCGGTTTCGCCAGATTGTGCGCGGTAAGATTCGAGAGAATCTCCGCAAATACGTGACTCACGGCGAGATGATCGGCCGGAAGGGTCGCGATCTGGTTAGCATTCCCATCCCGCAGTTGGACGTGCCGAATTTTCGTTACGGCAAGAACGGCTCCGGCGGCGTCGGCCAGGGCGAAGGCGAGGAAGGCGATCAGATCGGCAAGCCGGGCGATGAAGACGGCGGCACAGGCCAGGCCGGCAGCGATCCCGGCGCGCATATCCTGGAAGTCGATATCACGCTGGAAGAGTTGGCGCAAATCCTGGGCGACGAACTGGAACTGCCGCGGATCGAACCAAAAGGCAAGGCGCAGCTCGAACAGGAAAAAACGAAATACTCCAGCATCCGCCGCACGGGTCCGGAATCGCTCCGGCACTTCAAGCGGACGTACATGGAAGCCTTGCGCCGGCAGATTTCCTCGAACACCTACCAGCCGGTCGAGCCCAAGATCGTTCCGATTCGCGACGACAAGCGCTACCGCTCCTGGCGGACGATCAACCAGCCGGAAGCGAACGCGGTCGCCATCTACATGATGGACGTCTCCGGGTCGATGACCGACGAGCAGAAGGAAATCGTCCGCACAACGGCGTTTTGGATCGACGCCTGGTTGAAAACCAACTACCAGGGTCTGGAAACGCGCTACATCATCCACGACGCCGTGGCGAAAGCAGTCGACGAGCACACTTTCTATCACACCCGCGAAAGCGGCGGCACGCGGATCAGCAGTGCGTACCGCGTCTGCATGGAACTGATCGAAAAGGAACTTCCCGCCGCGGAATGGAATCTGTACTGCTTTCAATTCTCCGATGGTGACAACTGGGGCGAAGACAACGAACAAAGTTTGAAGATGCTGAGTGAAACGCTGCTGCCGCAGGTGAACCTGTTCTGTTACGGCCAGGTGGAAAGCCCCTACGGCAGCGGCGACTATCTGCGAGCATTGAACGGCCGCCTCGGCGAAAAGAACGAGAACCTGGTGATCTCGGAAATCAAAAACAAGGACGGGATTTATGGAGCGATTAAGCAGTTCCTTGGTAAAGGCAAATGA
- a CDS encoding serine protein kinase: protein MVSGQNIINLIAERQDLEQFKRKNWEGSFDEYLELVKQHPDVTRNAYERLYDMITSYGVEAYEKNREKKVRYRFFTDPEDEGRDAVFGLDETLRALVNAFRSAAQGYGIERRVLLLHGPVGSSKSTIARMLKKGVERYTSTDAGALYAMGWVSLEDSSVTQWCPMNEEPLHIIPGRFRKDVADQLNAGREPGEYLVKINGELCPFCRYVYTDRLKHYGGDWTRLIQDLRVRRLILSEKDRIGIGTFQPKDEKNQDSTELTGDINYRKIAEYGSDSDPRAFNFDGEFNVANRGIIEFVEVLKLDVAFLYDLLGASQEHKVKPKKFAQTDIDEVIIGHTNEPEYRRLQNNEFMEALRDRTVKIDVPYVTTLADEIKIYEKDYNKQKVKGKHIAPHTIEMAAMWAILTRLEQPKNASLTLLQKLKLYNGKTLPGFTEDNIKELREQSTHEGMLGISPRYVQDKISNALVAHPEATSINPFMVMNELESGLKHHSLINDEEVKQHYRELLQVVKEEYENIVKNEVQRAIAADDDALKRLGGNYIDNIKAYTQREKVKNKFTGQYEEPDERLMRSIEDKIDIPESRKDDFRREIMNYIGALSIDGRTFDYKTNERLHKALELKLFEDQKDSIKLTSLVTNVVDADTQAKIDVVKSRLIRDYGYDDESASDVLNYVASIFARGDVKRG, encoded by the coding sequence ATGGTCAGCGGACAAAACATCATCAATCTGATCGCGGAGCGCCAGGATCTCGAACAGTTCAAGCGGAAAAACTGGGAAGGCTCCTTCGACGAATATCTGGAGCTGGTGAAACAGCACCCAGATGTGACGCGCAACGCCTACGAGCGGCTGTACGACATGATCACCTCGTACGGCGTGGAAGCGTATGAGAAGAACCGCGAGAAGAAGGTGCGTTATCGCTTCTTCACCGATCCCGAGGACGAAGGCCGCGATGCGGTGTTCGGCTTGGACGAGACGTTGCGGGCGCTGGTCAACGCCTTCCGCAGCGCTGCTCAGGGCTATGGCATCGAACGCCGCGTGCTGCTGTTGCACGGGCCGGTCGGCAGCAGCAAGAGCACCATCGCGCGGATGTTGAAGAAAGGCGTGGAGCGCTATACCTCTACTGACGCCGGCGCGTTGTACGCGATGGGCTGGGTCTCGCTCGAAGATTCGAGCGTCACGCAGTGGTGTCCGATGAACGAGGAACCGCTGCACATTATTCCGGGACGGTTCCGCAAGGACGTGGCGGATCAACTCAACGCCGGGCGCGAGCCGGGCGAGTACCTGGTCAAGATCAACGGCGAACTCTGCCCGTTCTGCCGGTATGTCTACACGGATCGCCTCAAGCACTACGGCGGCGACTGGACGCGGCTGATTCAGGATCTTCGCGTGCGGCGATTGATCCTCAGCGAGAAGGACCGCATCGGCATCGGCACGTTCCAGCCAAAGGACGAGAAAAATCAGGACTCGACGGAACTGACCGGCGATATCAACTACCGCAAGATCGCTGAATACGGCAGCGACAGCGATCCGCGGGCGTTCAATTTCGACGGCGAGTTCAACGTCGCCAACCGTGGCATCATCGAGTTCGTCGAAGTCTTGAAGCTCGACGTGGCGTTCCTGTACGACCTGCTGGGCGCGAGCCAGGAACACAAGGTCAAGCCGAAGAAATTCGCGCAGACCGATATCGACGAAGTGATCATCGGTCACACGAACGAGCCGGAATATCGCCGGTTGCAGAACAACGAGTTCATGGAAGCCCTGCGCGACCGGACCGTGAAGATTGACGTCCCGTACGTCACCACGCTGGCGGACGAGATCAAGATCTACGAGAAGGATTACAACAAGCAGAAGGTCAAAGGCAAGCACATCGCCCCGCACACCATCGAAATGGCGGCGATGTGGGCGATTCTGACACGGCTCGAACAACCGAAGAACGCCAGTCTGACGCTGCTGCAAAAGCTGAAGCTCTACAACGGCAAAACGCTGCCGGGCTTCACCGAGGACAACATCAAGGAACTGCGCGAGCAGTCCACGCACGAAGGCATGCTCGGCATTTCGCCGCGCTATGTGCAGGACAAGATTTCCAACGCTCTGGTGGCGCACCCCGAGGCCACGTCGATCAACCCGTTCATGGTGATGAACGAGTTGGAATCGGGGCTCAAGCATCACAGCCTCATCAACGACGAAGAGGTCAAGCAACACTACCGGGAATTGCTCCAGGTGGTGAAGGAAGAGTACGAGAACATCGTCAAGAACGAAGTGCAGCGAGCGATCGCGGCCGACGACGACGCATTGAAACGCCTCGGCGGCAACTACATCGACAACATCAAGGCCTACACGCAACGTGAGAAGGTCAAGAACAAGTTCACCGGCCAGTACGAGGAGCCGGACGAGCGGCTGATGCGGTCGATCGAAGACAAGATCGACATCCCGGAAAGCCGCAAGGACGATTTCCGCCGGGAGATCATGAACTACATCGGCGCGCTGTCGATCGACGGCCGGACGTTCGACTACAAGACGAACGAGCGGCTGCACAAGGCGTTGGAACTCAAGCTGTTCGAGGATCAGAAGGATTCGATCAAGCTCACCAGCCTGGTCACCAACGTCGTCGACGCCGACACGCAGGCCAAGATCGACGTCGTGAAAAGCCGTCTGATCCGCGACTACGGCTACGACGACGAAAGCGCCTCAGACGTACTGAACTACGTGGCGAGCATCTTCGCGCGTGGAGATGTAAAGCGAGGTTGA